Proteins found in one Bombus terrestris chromosome 1, iyBomTerr1.2, whole genome shotgun sequence genomic segment:
- the LOC100646648 gene encoding semaphorin-1A isoform X2, with protein MRRTILETRMHPVLSCWCVVATVTLVFAAWQENIRPKMYVQLGAEDVFRFTGNETHTDYFRLVLRDGNYLLVGGRNLVHNLSLTDLTEQQRLTWYSTDSDVKMCLVKGTPEENCQNYIRILVKTDSNTLLVCATNAFKPMCRDYGVHPGNYTILKEKGGQAMCPYDPRHNSTFVYVDGELYTGTVADFAGMDPIIYREPLQTEQYDSKSLNAPNFVSSMAQGDFVYFFFRETAVEYINCGKTVYSRVARVCKYDRGGPHRYRNRWTSFLKSRLNCSVTGDFPFYFNEIQSTTELISGQYGNKSAQLIYGTFTTPVNSISGSAVCAFSLQDVTDTFKGNFKEQSAINSNWLPVQSTKVPDPRPGQCVNDSRSLPDLTLNFINTHSLMDELVPSFFGQPIVIRTSFHYRFTQIAVDPQVKTPGGKTYDVLFIGTDNGKVIKAVNAESADTHLKVSPVVIEEIQAFPSTVPVRGIKVVRASQAGDGLEDGRLVVIADSQVQALRLHRCYSDRILSCGECVALQDPYCAWDKVEGKCRALVGPAATDASRFLQSVATGLHASCPPSKTSNKDASSVGAISANQNKFPQDSMIPNKEGQGGEIINIMQDEEQDNSGPEVSAADSPPPQYSVETLVMAVVAGALAALLVGFVAGYLCGRKCRKDEDDNLPYPDTEYEYFEQRQNVNRLAPEPKLLPQEEVTYAEPVLVPQPPKLHSPKGTMRKPPPTPTETLFQFPDGYGFRGPRDNFGTLRSHQGDAYRRNDGFATTRSVKKVYL; from the exons GTGCCGAAGATGTGTTCAGGTTTACGGGGAACGAGACGCACACAGACTACTTTCGGCTGGTACTCCGGGACGGGAACTATCTTCTGGTCGGCGGAAG AAATCTCGTGCACAATCTGAGCCTGACTGACTTGACCGAGCAACAAAGGTTGACTTGGTACTCGACCGACAGTGACGTGAAGATGTGCCTGGTGAAGGGCACCCCCGAGGAGAATTGCCAGAACTACATTCGCATCCTCGTCAAGACGGACTCGAACACGTTGCTGGTGTGTGCGACCAACGCTTTTAAGCCTATGTGCCGCGACTACGGGGTACACCCCGGCAACTATACGATCCTGAAGGAGAAGGGAGGCCAAGCGATGTGCCCGTACGACCCTCGTCACAACAGCACCTTCGTCTACGTAGACGGAGAACTTTACACCGGCACGGTGGCCGATTTCGCGGGCATGGATCCCATCATCTATAGGGAACCGCTGCAGACCGAGCAGTACGACTCCAAGAGCCTAAACG CGCCAAACTTTGTCAGCTCCATGGCCCAGGGAGACTTCGTCTACTTCTTCTTCCGGGAGACCGCCGTGGAATATATCAATTGCGGCAAG ACCGTCTATTCTCGCGTGGCGAGAGTCTGTAAATACGATCGAGGTGGTCCGCATCGATATCGCAATAGGTGGACCTCGTTCCTAAAGTCTCGTCTCAATTGTTCCGTCACCGGAGACTTTCCTTTCTACTTCAACGAGATAC AATCAACGACGGAACTGATATCGGGCCAGTACGGCAATAAGTCGGCGCAGCTGATTTACGGCACGTTCACTACCCCAGTGAACAGCATCAGCGGCTCGGCCGTCTGCGCCTTTTCCTTGCAAGACGTCACCGACACGTTCAAGGGTAACTTCAAGGAACAGAGCGCCATCAACTCGAACTGGCTGCCGGTTCAGAGTACCAAGGTTCCGGACCCGAGGCCCGGCCAGTGCGTCAACGACTCCCGATCTCTGCCCGATCTGACCCTCAATTTTATCAACACGCACTCCCTCATGGACGAGCTGGTGCCGAGCTTCTTCGGTCAGCCTATCGTCATACGCACCAGTTTCCA TTACAGATTCACGCAGATCGCCGTGGATCCTCAGGTGAAGACTCCAGGCGGTAAGACGTACGACGTGTTGTTCATCGGTACGGACAATGGAAAGGTGATCAAGGCGGTGAACGCCGAGTCGGCCGACACACACCTGAAGGTCAGCCCTGTGGTGATCGAGGAGATCCAGGCGTTCCCGTCAACGGTGCCGGTGCGCGGCATCAAAGTGGTGAGAGCCTCGCAGGCCGGCGACGGCCTCGAGGACGGCAGGCTGGTCGTGATCGCCGATAGCCAAGTTCAGGCGCTCAGGCTACACCGGTGCTACAGTGATAGGATCTTGTCGTGCGGCGAGTGCGTGGCCCTGCAGGATCCGTATTGCGCCTGGGACAAGGTTGAGGGCAAATGCCGAGCGTTGGTCGGGCCCGCAGCCACCGATGCGAGCAGATTTCTGCAGAGCGTGGCGACCGGACTGCACGCCTCGTGTCCACCGAGCAAAACTTCGAACAAGGACGCGAGCAGCGTCGGCGCCATCTCCGCCAACCAGAACAAATTCCCGCAGGACTCGATGATACCGAATAAGGAGGGTCAAGGCGGGGAGATCATCAATATCATGCAGGACGAGGAACAGGATAATTCGG GTCCGGAGGTATCAGCGGCAGACTCACCACCGCCGCAGTATTCCGTAGAGACCCTGGTGATGGCCGTGGTAGCCGGCGCGTTGGCAGCTCTGTTGGTCGGCTTCGTCGCAGGCTACCTGTGCGGCAGGAAATGTAGAAAAGACGAGGACGATAATCTGCCGTATCCGGACACGGAGTACGAGTACTTCGAACAGCGTCAAAACGTAAACAG GCTAGCACCGGAACCGAAACTACTGCCCCAGGAGGAAGTGACCTACGCGGAACCGGTGTTGGTTCCGCAGCCTCCGAAGCTTCATTCGCCGAAAGGGACGATGCGAAAGCCGCCACCAACCCCGACGGAAACGCTGTTCCAGTTCCCAGATGGGTATGGTTTCCGCGGGCCGAGGGACAACTTTGGGACCCTACGATCCCACCAGGGTGACGCGTATCGACGCAACGATGGGTTCGCGACCACCCGCAGCGTGAAGAAAGTTTATCTCTGA
- the LOC100646648 gene encoding semaphorin-1A isoform X1 — protein MRRTILETRMHPVLSCWCVVATVTLVFAAWQENIRPKMYVQLGAEDVFRFTGNETHTDYFRLVLRDGNYLLVGGRNLVHNLSLTDLTEQQRLTWYSTDSDVKMCLVKGTPEENCQNYIRILVKTDSNTLLVCATNAFKPMCRDYGVHPGNYTILKEKGGQAMCPYDPRHNSTFVYVDGELYTGTVADFAGMDPIIYREPLQTEQYDSKSLNAPNFVSSMAQGDFVYFFFRETAVEYINCGKTVYSRVARVCKYDRGGPHRYRNRWTSFLKSRLNCSVTGDFPFYFNEIQSTTELISGQYGNKSAQLIYGTFTTPVNSISGSAVCAFSLQDVTDTFKGNFKEQSAINSNWLPVQSTKVPDPRPGQCVNDSRSLPDLTLNFINTHSLMDELVPSFFGQPIVIRTSFHYRFTQIAVDPQVKTPGGKTYDVLFIGTDNGKVIKAVNAESADTHLKVSPVVIEEIQAFPSTVPVRGIKVVRASQAGDGLEDGRLVVIADSQVQALRLHRCYSDRILSCGECVALQDPYCAWDKVEGKCRALVGPAATDASRFLQSVATGLHASCPPSKTSNKDASSVGAISANQNKFPQDSMIPNKEGQGGEIINIMQDEEQDNSGPEVSAADSPPPQYSVETLVMAVVAGALAALLVGFVAGYLCGRKCRKDEDDNLPYPDTEYEYFEQRQNVNSRLAPEPKLLPQEEVTYAEPVLVPQPPKLHSPKGTMRKPPPTPTETLFQFPDGYGFRGPRDNFGTLRSHQGDAYRRNDGFATTRSVKKVYL, from the exons GTGCCGAAGATGTGTTCAGGTTTACGGGGAACGAGACGCACACAGACTACTTTCGGCTGGTACTCCGGGACGGGAACTATCTTCTGGTCGGCGGAAG AAATCTCGTGCACAATCTGAGCCTGACTGACTTGACCGAGCAACAAAGGTTGACTTGGTACTCGACCGACAGTGACGTGAAGATGTGCCTGGTGAAGGGCACCCCCGAGGAGAATTGCCAGAACTACATTCGCATCCTCGTCAAGACGGACTCGAACACGTTGCTGGTGTGTGCGACCAACGCTTTTAAGCCTATGTGCCGCGACTACGGGGTACACCCCGGCAACTATACGATCCTGAAGGAGAAGGGAGGCCAAGCGATGTGCCCGTACGACCCTCGTCACAACAGCACCTTCGTCTACGTAGACGGAGAACTTTACACCGGCACGGTGGCCGATTTCGCGGGCATGGATCCCATCATCTATAGGGAACCGCTGCAGACCGAGCAGTACGACTCCAAGAGCCTAAACG CGCCAAACTTTGTCAGCTCCATGGCCCAGGGAGACTTCGTCTACTTCTTCTTCCGGGAGACCGCCGTGGAATATATCAATTGCGGCAAG ACCGTCTATTCTCGCGTGGCGAGAGTCTGTAAATACGATCGAGGTGGTCCGCATCGATATCGCAATAGGTGGACCTCGTTCCTAAAGTCTCGTCTCAATTGTTCCGTCACCGGAGACTTTCCTTTCTACTTCAACGAGATAC AATCAACGACGGAACTGATATCGGGCCAGTACGGCAATAAGTCGGCGCAGCTGATTTACGGCACGTTCACTACCCCAGTGAACAGCATCAGCGGCTCGGCCGTCTGCGCCTTTTCCTTGCAAGACGTCACCGACACGTTCAAGGGTAACTTCAAGGAACAGAGCGCCATCAACTCGAACTGGCTGCCGGTTCAGAGTACCAAGGTTCCGGACCCGAGGCCCGGCCAGTGCGTCAACGACTCCCGATCTCTGCCCGATCTGACCCTCAATTTTATCAACACGCACTCCCTCATGGACGAGCTGGTGCCGAGCTTCTTCGGTCAGCCTATCGTCATACGCACCAGTTTCCA TTACAGATTCACGCAGATCGCCGTGGATCCTCAGGTGAAGACTCCAGGCGGTAAGACGTACGACGTGTTGTTCATCGGTACGGACAATGGAAAGGTGATCAAGGCGGTGAACGCCGAGTCGGCCGACACACACCTGAAGGTCAGCCCTGTGGTGATCGAGGAGATCCAGGCGTTCCCGTCAACGGTGCCGGTGCGCGGCATCAAAGTGGTGAGAGCCTCGCAGGCCGGCGACGGCCTCGAGGACGGCAGGCTGGTCGTGATCGCCGATAGCCAAGTTCAGGCGCTCAGGCTACACCGGTGCTACAGTGATAGGATCTTGTCGTGCGGCGAGTGCGTGGCCCTGCAGGATCCGTATTGCGCCTGGGACAAGGTTGAGGGCAAATGCCGAGCGTTGGTCGGGCCCGCAGCCACCGATGCGAGCAGATTTCTGCAGAGCGTGGCGACCGGACTGCACGCCTCGTGTCCACCGAGCAAAACTTCGAACAAGGACGCGAGCAGCGTCGGCGCCATCTCCGCCAACCAGAACAAATTCCCGCAGGACTCGATGATACCGAATAAGGAGGGTCAAGGCGGGGAGATCATCAATATCATGCAGGACGAGGAACAGGATAATTCGG GTCCGGAGGTATCAGCGGCAGACTCACCACCGCCGCAGTATTCCGTAGAGACCCTGGTGATGGCCGTGGTAGCCGGCGCGTTGGCAGCTCTGTTGGTCGGCTTCGTCGCAGGCTACCTGTGCGGCAGGAAATGTAGAAAAGACGAGGACGATAATCTGCCGTATCCGGACACGGAGTACGAGTACTTCGAACAGCGTCAAAACGTAAACAG CAGGCTAGCACCGGAACCGAAACTACTGCCCCAGGAGGAAGTGACCTACGCGGAACCGGTGTTGGTTCCGCAGCCTCCGAAGCTTCATTCGCCGAAAGGGACGATGCGAAAGCCGCCACCAACCCCGACGGAAACGCTGTTCCAGTTCCCAGATGGGTATGGTTTCCGCGGGCCGAGGGACAACTTTGGGACCCTACGATCCCACCAGGGTGACGCGTATCGACGCAACGATGGGTTCGCGACCACCCGCAGCGTGAAGAAAGTTTATCTCTGA